Within Oligoflexus sp., the genomic segment CGCTTTCTTCGGGCAATTCAAAGAGCCTCTGGCCGCGCCGCAGGAGATGAATCTGATCGTGCGCACAGAAAATCCTGAGAACGCCGAAACCCCAGCTGGTGAACGTACGATCAAAGCCACGCTGCCGGCCGGCTTTCAATGGGACGCTGCCAAGGTTCAGGAGAAGCTTGGTGTCACGCACGCGCAGCTGACCATCTTCAAAAGTGAAGAGCCTGTGCCCCAGCTTCAGCCGGGTGACATGATCCTCGAATGGGATGGAAAACCCGTGACCTCGGCCTTTGATCTGAGTCAGCTGATCAGTGACAACCGTCGTCCTCAGGTCGATATGAAAATTTTACGTAAAGAAATCGTGCAGAATATCACAGTGCCGCTCAAAGGCGTGGAAGTGCAGCGCATCGAAGGCAAGGTTACGATCTATACGCTGCCCGTGCAATTCTGGGGCGGACTCGAAAGTCCAGAACTGGTCGAAGAGCGTTACACCAATCCTGTGCGGGCTCTGTGGTACGGACTCGAAGAAACCATGTCCACGACCAAGGCGATCGCCAAAGGCATCGGCGCTCTTTTCACAGGTGAATTGCCTTTGGCCGCCATCAGCGGCCCCATCGGGATTGCCAAGGTCGCCTCGGATTCCGTAAGGCTCGGCTGGCAGTTTTTCTTCAACTCCCTGGCCGTGATCAGCATCAACCTCGCTCTGATCAACCTGATTCCGATTCCTGTTCTCGATGGGGGGCAGATGGTTCTAATCGGTGCTGAAGCCGGCCTGCGTCGGCGCGTGTCGGAAGCAGCGATTGAAAATTATCAGAAGCTGGGCTTTATGATGGTGCTGGCTTTGGTCGTGATTGCCACCTACAATGACCTTGGCCGCTTTTGGGCATCCATGCTCAAAGGCGTCAGTTCCATGTTTTAAGGACAGCGGCTGTGCTCATTCTTTTGCTTGATACGAGTCTGAAAGGTCCACTCCTGGCGCTTGCTGATGCCAGCAGCGGTCGTCTTTTGGATGTCGAGATCAGGAATAATCCCCAGGAAGCCGCCGCGGATCTGCCAGGCCTTGTTCAGGGTCTTTTGACCCGGCAGCGAAAGAGCTGGAATCAAATCGAAGGCGTGATCGTCGGGGCCGGCCCTGGTTCTTTCACCGGAATCAAAATCGGTCTCGCTTTTGTTTACGGCCTGCATCGAGCCAATCCCAAACTCGGTTTTTATGCGAGTTCGGCCCTCGGTTGTTTTGCTCATGTGGCTTTGGAAGCCAGTACCTGGATCCTGCCGGCCACGGCCACGCATGGGTACTTTGCAACGAGGTCCGAGGTGGGTGTTGTGAACCTCGAAATGGAAAGCATCCGTCTTGAAATTCCTGGACAGGAGCCGCGTTCCCTCCTGGCTTCGAATCCGGGACGGGTCGGCTGCCTCGGGGATTGGCCACGTTTGAATGACCTGGGGAAACGCACCGGCATTCTCATTCACAGCTCGCCGATCGAGGCCCGGGCTTATGAAATGCTCAACGCCATGCTCCAGGACTTCATTGCAAATTCCCGCAAGCTGAGCGATGTTTTACCGATGCCGCAGTATTTACGTAAGTCAGCTCCGGAAGAAAAGGCTGAGAGAAAAGCTTGAGGGGAACCGGAATGGATCAACTCGATCGACTTGTGAATTTTCGTCTGATAGGTAGGCCTATGAAAGCAATTGGCGCACGACGCAAACTCGGTGGAGCGATCTATATCCTCCCGAACCTGATCACGACCGGTAACCTTTTCTTCGGGTTCTTCTCGATTGTGAAAGGCCTGCAGGGCAATTTCCTTTGGGCTTCGGGGGCCATACTCCTGGCGGCCATCTTCGATGTCCTCGATGGCCGCGTCGCGCGCATGACCAATAGCCAAAGTGAATTCGGCGTTCAGTACGATTCACTCTGCGACTTGATATCCTTCGGTGCGGCTCCGGCTCTTCTGATGTACAAGGCCGGGCTTTCGGAAGCGGGACGCTTCGGCTGGATCGTATGTTTCATGTTCCTCGCCTGCGGCGCTCTGCGCCTTGCGCGTTTCAATGTGCAAAGCTCGATCGGCAAAGCCTCGGGTGATTTCACGGGCCTGCCGATTCCCATGGCCGCGGGCGTGGTCGCTTGCTTCGTGGCGCTTTGGATGGAATTCGAAACCAAACCCAGTGATTTCCAGCTGCTCTTCTGGATCGAGAACCTGATTCAAAATTCCATGTTCCGCCAGTGGTTCTTCGGCATCACAGGCCTGCTTCTGGCCATGGCCATGGTCACCAACATTCCCTACAGATCTCATAAAACACTTAACATTCGTGGGATAAAACCATTCCGACTCCTGGTTCTGGCCGTGGGCATGGTGGCCCTGATCGCGACCCAGCCCGAAATCTTCGGCTTTATTATTTTCTTCGGTTATGCGCTGAGCGGACCTTTGGAATGGCTCTTCGGTTGGACCAAGATCGTCGATGACGATGATATCTTTGAACAGAGTGAACAAGGTTCCATCGAACCTTAAGTGAACGAGGACCCATGCGAAACATTTGTCTGCTGGCCCTTCTCGCTTTGAATGCGGTGGCGCCGCAGCTTCAGGCTCAGGATGATGATGCGGAACTCGGTCGGGCGCAGCCGCCCCCTGAGGTTCCTCATTCGTCTATTTTGGATGATAGCGATCCGGTCGAACCCGAACTTCCTGTCATTCCCGTTCCGCCGCCGAAGCCCCCGGTCGTGACGCGCGATCTTCAGGAGCAGCCCCCAGCAGCTCCGCCGCCTGCTCCTGCAACGGCCGCAGATGCGGAAAAAAAGGAATCATCGCGTGGATTCAGCCTTGTGGAAGGCCGTCGACGTCCCGGTGCCACCTTTGGGTTCGGGGCCACGCGCCCTGATAATATCGGCAAGTACAATCACTACGAATACCTTTACGGTAAAGAACGTTACTCGCCTTATTTTTACGGCGGTTACTATCTTTTCAGTTACATCTTCGATATCGGCATCGTGGGCCGCGTGGGTTATTACCATGCCGAAGGCCATCCGCTCGCCGAACGTCCGACTGTGCCGCTGAAAGGCGATCTGACGAGCGAACGCAGGGATGATAATCAAAAGCTCGGCTTGACTCTGATTCCCACGCAGATTTCAGCGGAGCTGGCCCTGGCGCCCTTTAAAACGCGCTGGGTTGTTTTTCGCGGCTGGATGGGCATTGAACGCCTTTACGTTCAGGAAACCATCGAACCCAATCTGCCATCGACAGTCACCAGCAGCAGCTCCTCGACTTATACAAGCTCGGGATGGAATGAAGGGCTTGCGACCGGAGTCATGGCCTCTTTCAGTCTAACCGGCCTGGATGCGCGTTCCGACAATTCCCTCAGGTCACTGGGTGTGGATCGCTATTACCTCAGCCTTTTCGCTGAAAACATCACAACCACGCGCGACAAGTTCGGCAATTTCGACAGAAAGCAATATGGAATCGCCTTTAGCTTCGAAGGACTCCGCTGAGAGCGGGTCCCCCGCACCCTTCTTTACCTATCGCATGGATTTGGCCTATATCGGGACTGCTTTTCAAGGCTGGCAAAGTCAGCCTGGAGGCAATACCGTGCAGGATGTCTTGGAAAAGGCTCTGCGCACGGCCCTGCGCCAGGAGCTTCGAATTCTGGGCGCCTCGCGTACGGATACTGGTGTTCACGCCGAGCAGCAGGTGGCCACCTTTCGCAGTGCGGAAGCCATCAACTGTGAACTTGCCCTGCGTTCGCTGCAGGCTCTTGTGCCGCCCACGATCGGGGTTTTGAATCTGCGGCCCTGGGACTCGGATTTTCATCCGATCCTGTCCGCGAAAAGCAAGGTCTATCGTTACCGCATCTGGCTCGGAACGCCGCAAAATCCTTTTACTAGGCCCTTTGTCTGGTCGATGCATCATGATCTGGATCTCTCGGCACTCCAGGAGGCCACGCGGCATCTGCTCGGCACCCATGATTTTCGCAGCTTCTGTGCCAGTGACGCCAGCGTTGCG encodes:
- a CDS encoding M50 family metallopeptidase, with translation MEFFSQPLVAVILLLGILVIVHEAGHFIVGKLCGIPVEIFSIGFGPTIFGFQIRETHYRLSLIPLGGFVKFYGTVPSEEVPANLKGREFYNASIAARLMTIAAGPIANLILAVVAYAGLISYGLKLPPALVGEILPGSPAERSGLQFGDMITSINDEPIVSWRDVQNLISGAADKTLNLKVKRDQQELAITVSPESVKEDDMPGKRGRIGISPNLVPSTLTRVNDEGVLSAAGLQTGDRILRIEMNGTTTDVKYWRQLLAFFGQFKEPLAAPQEMNLIVRTENPENAETPAGERTIKATLPAGFQWDAAKVQEKLGVTHAQLTIFKSEEPVPQLQPGDMILEWDGKPVTSAFDLSQLISDNRRPQVDMKILRKEIVQNITVPLKGVEVQRIEGKVTIYTLPVQFWGGLESPELVEERYTNPVRALWYGLEETMSTTKAIAKGIGALFTGELPLAAISGPIGIAKVASDSVRLGWQFFFNSLAVISINLALINLIPIPVLDGGQMVLIGAEAGLRRRVSEAAIENYQKLGFMMVLALVVIATYNDLGRFWASMLKGVSSMF
- the pssA gene encoding CDP-diacylglycerol--serine O-phosphatidyltransferase produces the protein MKAIGARRKLGGAIYILPNLITTGNLFFGFFSIVKGLQGNFLWASGAILLAAIFDVLDGRVARMTNSQSEFGVQYDSLCDLISFGAAPALLMYKAGLSEAGRFGWIVCFMFLACGALRLARFNVQSSIGKASGDFTGLPIPMAAGVVACFVALWMEFETKPSDFQLLFWIENLIQNSMFRQWFFGITGLLLAMAMVTNIPYRSHKTLNIRGIKPFRLLVLAVGMVALIATQPEIFGFIIFFGYALSGPLEWLFGWTKIVDDDDIFEQSEQGSIEP
- the truA gene encoding tRNA pseudouridine(38-40) synthase TruA; this encodes MESPLASKDSAESGSPAPFFTYRMDLAYIGTAFQGWQSQPGGNTVQDVLEKALRTALRQELRILGASRTDTGVHAEQQVATFRSAEAINCELALRSLQALVPPTIGVLNLRPWDSDFHPILSAKSKVYRYRIWLGTPQNPFTRPFVWSMHHDLDLSALQEATRHLLGTHDFRSFCASDASVATYDRTIFEAHWVQRGPLLEFYILGDGFLKQMVRSVVGTLVKVGLGKLKPDDIKRILSAHDRRAAGQTAPAHGLSLLRIFYDVTEKIPASLISGGSEFGFSLGLPEDPAGV